A window of the Streptomyces sp. NBC_00454 genome harbors these coding sequences:
- a CDS encoding ABC transporter substrate-binding protein → MTTRRRVATLSRSLLTTALGACLVAGCGVLPGDSGGSGGTGSTLTVMTFAPEGTKATNMPGMPGMAKAYERWVNAKGGINGHKLRVLTCNEHNTPTGAADCARKAIAEKAVAVVGSYSQHGRAFMAPLETEGIPFIGGYGVSSEEFQSPLSYPVNGGQPVLLAGAGHQLGRACAKVALVRPDTLAGDALPVQLNAGLKANQMPEASDIRAAEDSADFAPQAREALIDSSPSAPAKGGATSAKDGGKDKGCVAAVLGERTETFFDAFRRAADAQGRKPQISSVLGSLSQALVDRTGGKESPFEGAYVTSWYPVASDPLWAPMQRVITEQAFADNTVDIDDSGAQTTWIAYSVLGEALKRFKPDEEITARKLAQKLNGAEPIKTGGLTPDLSWRYQDMRAVAGFPRTVNGRVTFQVVQQGRLVAQQGEQSMDMTPTLEQAPRSN, encoded by the coding sequence ATGACCACCCGGCGACGCGTAGCAACCCTCTCCCGCTCCCTCCTGACCACGGCACTGGGAGCGTGTCTCGTCGCCGGCTGCGGGGTGCTCCCCGGAGACTCGGGGGGCTCCGGGGGCACCGGCTCCACCCTCACCGTCATGACCTTCGCCCCGGAAGGCACCAAGGCCACCAACATGCCCGGCATGCCCGGCATGGCCAAGGCCTACGAGCGCTGGGTCAACGCCAAGGGCGGCATCAACGGCCACAAGCTCCGCGTCCTGACCTGCAACGAGCACAACACCCCCACCGGCGCCGCCGACTGCGCCCGCAAGGCGATCGCCGAGAAGGCCGTCGCCGTCGTCGGCTCGTACAGCCAGCACGGACGCGCCTTCATGGCCCCGCTGGAGACCGAGGGCATCCCCTTCATCGGCGGATACGGGGTCTCCTCCGAGGAGTTCCAGTCGCCGCTGTCCTACCCCGTCAACGGCGGCCAGCCCGTCCTGCTCGCCGGCGCCGGCCACCAGCTCGGCCGCGCCTGCGCCAAGGTCGCCCTCGTCCGCCCCGACACCCTCGCGGGCGACGCGCTGCCGGTCCAGCTCAACGCCGGCCTCAAGGCCAACCAGATGCCCGAGGCCAGCGACATCCGGGCCGCCGAGGACTCCGCCGACTTCGCCCCGCAGGCCCGCGAAGCACTGATCGACTCCTCCCCGTCCGCCCCCGCGAAGGGCGGGGCCACCAGCGCGAAGGACGGCGGCAAGGACAAGGGGTGCGTGGCGGCCGTGCTCGGCGAGCGCACCGAGACGTTCTTCGACGCCTTCCGCCGCGCCGCAGACGCCCAGGGCCGCAAGCCGCAGATCTCCTCGGTGCTCGGCTCGCTCAGCCAGGCCCTGGTGGACCGCACCGGCGGCAAGGAGAGCCCCTTCGAGGGCGCGTACGTGACCAGTTGGTACCCGGTGGCCTCCGACCCCCTGTGGGCGCCGATGCAACGGGTGATCACCGAGCAGGCCTTCGCCGACAACACCGTCGACATCGACGACAGCGGCGCCCAGACCACGTGGATCGCGTACTCCGTGCTCGGCGAGGCGCTGAAGCGGTTCAAGCCCGACGAGGAGATCACGGCCCGCAAGCTCGCGCAGAAGCTCAACGGGGCCGAGCCCATCAAGACCGGCGGCCTCACCCCCGACCTCAGCTGGCGCTACCAGGACATGCGGGCCGTCGCGGGCTTCCCCCGCACGGTCAACGGCCGGGTCACCTTCCAGGTGGTCCAGCAGGGCCGCCTGGTGGCCCAGCAGGGCGAGCAGTCCATGGACATGACCCCGACCCTGGAACAGGCCCCGCGGTCCAACTAG
- a CDS encoding transcriptional regulator — protein MAARPLVARQPNERLQALIQEAGCSNAGLARRVNMCGAEHGLDLRYDKTSVARWLRGQQPRGRAPGIIAEALGRKLGRTVTIDEIGMANGKNLAFGVGLQFSPTVIGAIEQVCELWRSDVGRRDFLSGSSVASSALVEPSRDWLITGADAQVARSGGSRVGMSDVEAVQATTEALKDLDHRFGSGHVRPVVVHYLNSVVSGLIGGSYREPVGRALFAAVARLTELAGYMAVDTGQPGLAQRYYIQALRLAQAAGDRAYGGYVLAASMSHLAAELGNPREIAQLARAAQEGTRGQVTPRVESMFYAAEARGHALLGDSRATAVLSSRAVTALERAEPESGDDPVWIRHFDQAYLADELAHCHRDLGQADAAAKRAEEALRELPATKARRRAIGLLLLAAARVQQREIEAACQSAAQAAEALSGLRSNRGAVYLEDFRTRLEPYREEPAVREFGARLETVS, from the coding sequence ATGGCAGCCAGGCCTCTCGTCGCCCGCCAGCCGAACGAACGGCTGCAGGCGCTCATCCAGGAAGCCGGGTGCTCCAATGCCGGGCTCGCCCGGCGCGTCAACATGTGCGGGGCCGAGCACGGTCTCGACCTTCGCTACGACAAGACCTCCGTGGCCCGCTGGCTGCGCGGACAACAGCCGCGCGGCCGGGCCCCCGGAATCATCGCCGAGGCGCTCGGGCGCAAACTCGGCCGGACCGTCACCATCGACGAGATCGGCATGGCCAACGGCAAGAACCTCGCCTTCGGCGTCGGCCTGCAGTTCTCCCCGACCGTCATCGGCGCCATCGAGCAGGTCTGCGAGCTGTGGCGCAGCGACGTCGGCCGGCGCGACTTCCTGTCCGGGTCGAGCGTGGCCTCCTCCGCGCTCGTCGAGCCCAGCCGCGACTGGCTGATCACCGGCGCCGACGCACAGGTCGCGCGCAGCGGCGGCTCGCGGGTCGGGATGTCCGACGTGGAGGCCGTCCAGGCCACCACCGAGGCGCTCAAGGACCTCGACCACCGCTTCGGGAGCGGGCACGTGCGGCCGGTGGTCGTGCACTACCTCAACTCGGTGGTCTCCGGGCTCATCGGAGGCTCGTACCGGGAACCGGTGGGGCGCGCCCTGTTCGCTGCGGTCGCCCGCCTCACCGAGCTCGCCGGCTACATGGCGGTGGACACGGGCCAGCCGGGCCTGGCCCAGCGCTACTACATCCAGGCGCTGCGCCTGGCCCAGGCGGCCGGTGACCGGGCGTACGGGGGCTACGTACTGGCGGCCTCCATGAGCCACCTGGCGGCCGAGCTGGGCAATCCGCGGGAGATCGCGCAGCTGGCGAGAGCCGCGCAGGAGGGCACGCGCGGACAGGTGACCCCCCGGGTGGAGTCGATGTTCTACGCCGCCGAGGCGCGCGGGCACGCCCTGCTGGGTGACAGCCGGGCGACGGCGGTGCTGTCCTCGCGGGCGGTGACCGCGCTGGAACGGGCGGAACCGGAATCCGGCGACGACCCGGTGTGGATCCGCCACTTCGACCAGGCGTACCTGGCCGACGAGCTGGCCCACTGCCACCGGGACCTGGGCCAGGCGGACGCGGCGGCGAAGCGGGCGGAGGAGGCGCTACGGGAACTCCCGGCGACCAAGGCGCGCCGCCGGGCCATCGGCCTGCTGCTGCTGGCGGCGGCGCGGGTGCAGCAACGGGAGATCGAAGCCGCCTGCCAGAGCGCCGCGCAGGCGGCGGAGGCCCTGTCGGGGCTCCGCTCGAACCGGGGGGCGGTGTACCTGGAGGACTTCCGGACCCGGCTGGAGCCGTACCGGGAGGAGCCGGCGGTCCGGGAGTTCGGGGCCCGGCTGGAGACGGTGTCCTGA
- a CDS encoding bifunctional DNA primase/polymerase, which translates to MLHVEETIGVTETAPIPLQRSEPLLDHAVRYAEERHWDVFAGTWLESADGREQCSCGAADCPVPGAHAAGKDWASQASGSAVQVRRVWGRNPKASILLPTGRTFDALDVPDAAGFLALARLQRMQRTLGPVIATPAGRMLFFVLPGAGAKVPDLLRKLGWQPPQLDLAARGEGEYVAAPPTRIGGRGAVQWAQAPTAANRWLPDVEELIDALAYACGREAAAERARRGA; encoded by the coding sequence GTGTTGCACGTGGAAGAGACCATCGGAGTCACGGAGACCGCGCCCATCCCCCTCCAGCGCAGCGAGCCGCTGCTGGACCATGCCGTGCGGTACGCGGAAGAACGGCACTGGGATGTCTTCGCCGGCACCTGGCTGGAGTCCGCCGACGGGCGGGAGCAGTGCTCGTGCGGGGCGGCCGACTGCCCGGTGCCGGGTGCGCACGCGGCGGGGAAGGACTGGGCCTCGCAGGCCTCGGGCAGTGCCGTGCAGGTGCGGCGGGTCTGGGGCAGGAACCCGAAGGCCTCCATCCTGCTGCCGACCGGCCGGACCTTCGACGCCCTCGACGTGCCGGACGCGGCCGGGTTCCTGGCGCTGGCCCGGCTCCAGCGCATGCAGCGCACCCTGGGGCCGGTGATCGCCACCCCGGCCGGCCGGATGCTGTTCTTCGTCCTGCCCGGCGCCGGCGCGAAGGTCCCCGACCTGCTGCGCAAGCTCGGCTGGCAGCCGCCCCAACTCGACCTGGCCGCCCGGGGCGAGGGCGAGTACGTGGCTGCGCCGCCGACCCGTATCGGCGGGCGCGGCGCGGTGCAGTGGGCGCAGGCGCCGACGGCCGCGAACCGGTGGCTGCCGGACGTGGAGGAGCTGATCGACGCGCTGGCGTACGCGTGCGGTCGCGAGGCGGCGGCGGAGCGGGCGCGGCGCGGCGCCTGA
- a CDS encoding ABC transporter ATP-binding protein, translating to MPDQGVATGGADGVGGGARSAPPAAAAVRVEGLWKRFGEQVAVAGIDLELPAGQFIGLVGPNGAGKTTTLSMVTGLLRPDMGRVFVAGHDVWADPVEVKSRIGVLPEGLRLFERLSGRELLGYMGRLRGLPGKETDSRATQLLEILDLAGSQNKLIVDYSTGMRKKIGLAAALLHNPEVLFLDEPFEGVDPVSAQTIRGVLERYTSSGATVVFSSHVMELVESLCDWVAVMAAGRIRAAGPLASVRGDAPSLQAAFLELVGAHGRTTGDSLDWLGGGSTANNGAGLR from the coding sequence ATGCCGGACCAGGGCGTTGCGACGGGTGGGGCGGATGGAGTGGGTGGCGGTGCGCGATCCGCGCCGCCGGCCGCGGCCGCCGTGCGGGTAGAGGGTTTGTGGAAGAGGTTCGGCGAGCAGGTGGCCGTCGCGGGGATCGATCTCGAGCTGCCCGCCGGACAGTTCATCGGACTGGTCGGCCCGAACGGCGCCGGCAAGACGACGACGCTCTCGATGGTGACCGGACTGCTCCGCCCCGACATGGGGCGGGTATTCGTCGCCGGGCACGACGTGTGGGCGGACCCGGTCGAGGTCAAGTCCCGCATCGGCGTCCTGCCGGAGGGGCTGCGGCTCTTCGAGCGCCTCTCCGGGCGTGAACTGCTCGGCTACATGGGCCGGCTGCGGGGGCTGCCGGGCAAGGAGACGGACAGCCGTGCCACGCAGCTGCTGGAGATCCTGGACCTGGCCGGTTCGCAGAACAAGCTGATCGTCGACTACTCGACGGGCATGCGGAAGAAGATCGGCCTGGCCGCGGCGCTGCTGCACAACCCCGAAGTCCTCTTCCTCGACGAGCCGTTCGAGGGGGTGGACCCGGTGTCCGCGCAGACCATCCGCGGAGTGCTGGAACGTTACACCTCCTCCGGAGCCACGGTCGTCTTCTCCTCCCACGTCATGGAGCTCGTCGAGTCCCTGTGCGACTGGGTGGCCGTCATGGCCGCCGGCCGGATCAGGGCCGCGGGCCCGCTGGCCTCCGTACGGGGCGACGCGCCCTCGCTGCAGGCCGCGTTCCTCGAACTGGTCGGGGCGCACGGCCGGACCACGGGCGATTCCCTGGACTGGCTCGGCGGCGGCAGCACGGCGAACAACGGGGCGGGCCTGCGATGA
- a CDS encoding transporter: MSTATAAPSTPSGTATVSLTPIFVQLKLSLLKNGLKGSSKRKAAYFGALAFALVAAFFVTLSLALLRGNAHASAVVVLLAAVLALGWTFMPLFFPTGDETLDPSRLVMLPLRPRPLVRALLVSSLVGIGPLFTLCLAIGSAIALAHGAAGAVAAVLAVPLLLLGCVALARAVATANVRLLTSRKGRDLALLSGLLIAVGAQVANFAGQRLFQSGGLEKLQPAEEIVRWLPPASAIGMVDSASEGSYGMAAGQLLVTLAALALLLWFWERSLTKLMVTPDGSTIAAAKPKKERGAGAGGGLWSLLPDDRTGASMQRSLRYIVRDPKTKAAWVSALAIGLIIPVANALQGQGSVYLACFGSGMIGVQMYNQFGQDTSAFWMVAQTISGPRDAYEELRARALALALVTVPYTAVVAVVTAALVGDWPGLPSALGLALALLGSMLCTGALASARFPYSIPTDGAFKNVAPGQGALAWMGIFGGLFASALICSPVIVLTVVLHGSATAWILLPAGVAWGTLAAWAGLRLAAPTVARKLPEILMAVSKG, encoded by the coding sequence ATGAGCACGGCCACAGCCGCACCTTCCACCCCCTCGGGTACCGCGACCGTCTCCCTCACTCCGATCTTCGTCCAGCTCAAGCTCTCGCTCCTGAAGAACGGCCTCAAGGGCTCCTCCAAGCGCAAGGCCGCCTACTTCGGCGCCCTCGCCTTCGCGCTCGTCGCCGCGTTCTTCGTCACGCTCAGCCTCGCCCTGCTGCGCGGCAACGCGCACGCGAGCGCCGTGGTCGTCCTGCTGGCGGCGGTCCTCGCCCTCGGCTGGACCTTCATGCCGCTCTTCTTCCCGACCGGGGACGAGACGCTCGACCCGAGCCGGCTGGTCATGCTCCCGCTGCGCCCGCGTCCGCTCGTACGGGCCCTGCTGGTCTCCTCCCTCGTCGGGATCGGACCGCTGTTCACCCTGTGCCTGGCCATCGGCTCGGCCATCGCCCTCGCGCACGGCGCCGCGGGCGCGGTGGCCGCCGTACTGGCGGTGCCGCTCCTGCTGCTCGGCTGCGTCGCGCTCGCCCGGGCGGTGGCCACGGCCAACGTACGGCTCCTGACCAGCCGCAAGGGGCGCGACCTCGCCCTGCTCAGCGGCCTGCTGATCGCGGTCGGCGCGCAGGTGGCCAACTTCGCCGGCCAGCGGCTGTTCCAGAGCGGCGGCCTGGAAAAGCTCCAGCCCGCCGAGGAGATCGTCCGCTGGCTGCCGCCCGCGTCGGCCATCGGCATGGTGGACTCCGCGAGCGAGGGCTCGTACGGGATGGCGGCGGGCCAGCTGCTGGTCACCCTCGCGGCCCTGGCCCTGCTGCTGTGGTTCTGGGAGCGCAGCCTGACCAAGCTCATGGTCACCCCGGACGGTTCGACGATCGCGGCGGCCAAGCCGAAGAAGGAACGCGGCGCGGGCGCCGGCGGCGGCCTGTGGTCCCTGCTCCCCGACGACCGTACGGGCGCGAGCATGCAGCGCTCGCTGCGCTACATCGTCCGCGATCCGAAGACCAAGGCGGCCTGGGTGTCGGCCCTGGCCATCGGCCTGATCATCCCCGTCGCCAACGCCCTCCAGGGCCAGGGCTCGGTGTACCTGGCCTGCTTCGGCTCGGGCATGATCGGCGTCCAGATGTACAACCAGTTCGGGCAGGACACCTCGGCGTTCTGGATGGTCGCGCAGACCATTTCGGGCCCGCGCGACGCGTACGAGGAGCTGCGCGCCCGCGCCCTGGCCCTCGCGCTGGTCACCGTGCCCTACACGGCCGTGGTCGCGGTGGTGACGGCCGCCCTGGTGGGCGACTGGCCGGGCCTGCCCTCCGCGCTGGGCCTGGCGCTGGCCCTGCTGGGCTCCATGCTCTGCACGGGAGCCCTGGCCTCGGCCCGCTTCCCCTACTCGATCCCGACGGACGGCGCCTTCAAGAACGTCGCCCCGGGCCAGGGCGCCCTGGCGTGGATGGGCATCTTCGGCGGCCTGTTCGCCTCGGCGCTGATCTGCTCCCCGGTGATCGTCCTGACCGTCGTCCTGCACGGCTCCGCCACGGCGTGGATCCTGCTCCCGGCGGGCGTGGCCTGGGGGACTCTGGCCGCCTGGGCAGGCCTGCGGCTCGCGGCCCCGACGGTGGCGCGCAAGCTCCCGGAGATCCTGATGGCGGTCAGCAAGGGCTGA
- a CDS encoding transglycosylase family protein, with protein MRSSARKNSSAAVTAAALVALAAPLLMANSASAASVSTWDKVAQCEASGNWQIVDPSGQYFGGLQISMPTWRAYGGTQYAARADLATKQQQILIGEKILAGQGQGAWPNCGPKYNLGADHADPYPSTPAPSPSWKSQVVVNGGGAIYHGLRNADGTWSGFGNIASQAGDIGTVGSIADAGVNGDTHVVAVGGNGHIYHTIRLANGTWGTFGDVNAAAGSLAGVSKVSAVSTGTEVSVLAVADGKLNHSVRHADGTWTAFADVSGEAGALPAPVTSAAEAWVNGQLQVAVVAGGRVYHSVRSSGGTWTPWGDVYTAAGSAGTASDVAVTGTGSDMQIIVTSNNGAKQFHGARLGNGTWLPLTDLTGALGSFTATGVSAATVDGELQATFVTTDNRILHTIRRVNATWTGAGSINLTGVSGNHYAASITGSL; from the coding sequence ATGCGCTCATCCGCCCGCAAGAACTCCTCCGCCGCCGTGACCGCCGCGGCCCTGGTCGCACTGGCCGCCCCGCTCCTGATGGCCAACTCCGCTTCCGCCGCTTCCGTATCGACCTGGGACAAGGTGGCCCAGTGCGAGGCCAGTGGAAACTGGCAGATCGTCGACCCGTCCGGGCAGTACTTCGGTGGTCTCCAGATATCGATGCCGACCTGGCGTGCCTACGGCGGTACGCAGTACGCGGCCCGTGCCGACCTGGCGACCAAGCAGCAGCAGATCCTGATCGGCGAGAAGATCCTGGCCGGGCAGGGTCAGGGAGCCTGGCCCAACTGCGGCCCCAAGTACAACCTCGGCGCCGACCACGCGGACCCGTACCCCTCCACCCCGGCCCCGTCCCCCTCCTGGAAGTCGCAGGTGGTGGTGAACGGTGGCGGTGCGATCTACCACGGCCTGCGCAACGCGGACGGCACCTGGTCCGGTTTCGGGAACATCGCGAGCCAGGCCGGTGACATCGGGACGGTCGGCTCCATCGCGGACGCCGGTGTCAACGGTGACACCCATGTCGTCGCGGTCGGCGGCAACGGGCACATCTACCACACCATCCGCCTGGCGAACGGGACTTGGGGCACCTTCGGGGACGTCAACGCCGCCGCCGGAAGCCTCGCAGGTGTCTCCAAGGTGTCGGCGGTGTCGACGGGTACGGAGGTGAGCGTCCTGGCGGTGGCCGACGGGAAGCTGAACCACTCGGTGCGTCACGCGGACGGCACCTGGACCGCGTTCGCCGACGTCTCCGGCGAGGCCGGCGCCCTGCCCGCTCCGGTGACCAGTGCCGCCGAGGCCTGGGTCAACGGCCAGCTCCAGGTCGCGGTGGTCGCCGGCGGCCGCGTCTACCACTCGGTCCGCAGCTCGGGCGGTACGTGGACCCCCTGGGGCGACGTCTACACGGCGGCCGGCAGCGCGGGCACGGCCTCCGACGTGGCGGTCACCGGTACCGGTTCGGACATGCAGATCATCGTGACCTCGAACAACGGCGCCAAGCAGTTCCACGGCGCCCGACTCGGCAACGGCACCTGGCTGCCCCTCACCGACCTGACCGGCGCCCTGGGCAGCTTCACCGCGACCGGGGTGAGCGCCGCGACCGTCGACGGTGAGCTCCAGGCCACCTTCGTGACCACGGACAACCGGATCCTGCACACCATCCGCCGGGTCAACGCCACCTGGACGGGCGCCGGTTCCATCAACCTCACCGGCGTCAGCGGCAACCACTACGCGGCCAGCATCACCGGCAGCCTCTGA
- a CDS encoding transglycosylase family protein, with translation MRSAAARKKSALATATVTAATALLALAAPLLASAPASAASVSTWDKVAQCEASGNWQIVDPSGQYFGGLQISMPTWRAYGGTQYAARADLATKQQQILIGEKILAGQGQGAWPNCGPKYNLGADHADPYPSGPSYPAPSSLANGTLVKSPNGPDVRVMIAGAGVPVAGSDVTPDHYDLGKVVLIDNNAFNGLASAPPAGTVVHDQAGGANRYVIIDGAALPISGSDWTEDGYNIRSDYGVPSAWLQAAAQRTVSTGRVVMDQTGNDPSRYVIVNGAALHISAAEWTANGYSQQALMGVPTDWLASAAAKQMPNGSIVKEVSGADSTVYVMAGGVAVPLTNADFTGFGYDKRALLGTPGEWLASAAAKAAPANGTMLLSPNSSTVWEIVNGKKRAMAGSEFGPGKRSFDDVVSVGNAFTAKFPTV, from the coding sequence ATGCGCTCCGCCGCCGCCCGCAAGAAGTCCGCACTCGCCACCGCCACGGTCACCGCCGCCACCGCCCTGCTGGCACTGGCCGCCCCGCTCCTCGCGAGCGCCCCCGCCTCCGCCGCTTCCGTATCGACGTGGGACAAGGTGGCCCAGTGCGAGGCCAGCGGGAACTGGCAGATCGTCGACCCGTCCGGGCAGTACTTCGGTGGTCTTCAGATATCGATGCCGACCTGGCGTGCCTACGGCGGTACGCAGTACGCGGCCCGTGCCGACCTGGCGACCAAGCAGCAGCAGATCCTGATCGGCGAGAAGATCCTGGCCGGGCAGGGTCAGGGAGCCTGGCCCAACTGCGGCCCGAAGTACAACCTCGGCGCCGACCACGCGGACCCGTACCCCTCCGGCCCGAGCTACCCGGCCCCGTCCTCGCTGGCCAACGGCACCCTGGTGAAGTCGCCGAACGGCCCGGACGTGCGGGTGATGATCGCCGGGGCCGGTGTCCCGGTGGCCGGTTCGGACGTCACCCCGGACCACTACGACCTGGGCAAGGTCGTGCTGATCGACAACAACGCCTTCAACGGTCTGGCCAGTGCCCCGCCGGCCGGCACGGTGGTCCACGACCAGGCCGGCGGCGCCAACCGCTACGTGATCATCGACGGAGCCGCGCTGCCGATCTCCGGATCGGACTGGACCGAGGACGGCTACAACATCCGTTCCGACTACGGGGTTCCCTCCGCCTGGCTGCAGGCCGCGGCGCAGCGGACCGTGTCCACCGGCCGCGTGGTGATGGACCAGACCGGCAACGACCCGTCCCGCTACGTGATCGTCAACGGTGCGGCGCTGCACATCTCGGCCGCCGAATGGACCGCCAACGGGTACAGCCAGCAGGCCCTGATGGGCGTTCCGACCGACTGGCTGGCCTCTGCAGCGGCCAAGCAGATGCCCAACGGCTCGATCGTCAAGGAGGTCTCGGGCGCCGACTCCACCGTCTACGTGATGGCGGGTGGGGTGGCGGTCCCCCTGACCAACGCGGACTTCACCGGCTTCGGCTACGACAAGCGCGCGCTGCTCGGTACCCCGGGTGAGTGGCTGGCCTCGGCCGCCGCCAAGGCCGCTCCGGCCAACGGCACGATGCTGCTCTCGCCGAACAGCAGCACGGTGTGGGAGATCGTGAACGGCAAGAAGCGGGCGATGGCGGGCTCCGAGTTCGGCCCCGGCAAGCGCAGCTTCGACGACGTGGTGAGCGTCGGCAACGCCTTCACGGCGAAGTTCCCGACCGTCTGA
- a CDS encoding CHAP domain-containing protein, giving the protein MSRTIKTIAIRVASTSALAATAFTMAVVTPASASPLTDGISATARAENGNGACAHGGYDGGPNQTNSCSGGVTAHAWCADFAGWVWSRNGVTGLSSLDDRAASFMDYGKKYGTISSTPHVGDAVVFNYNGSSYADHVALVTGVSGGTVTLTGGNQGNRPGHVSTASTTSWHVGEKPWGANGQTISGYVSPAGSSTPALPNPASLADGTLVKSASGPAVKVMIKGAGLSVAGSDVTPDKYDLGKVVTVDDQAFRSLSSAPPAGTVVHDQAGGVDKYVIIGDAALKIGGADWVAGGYNTRADMGVPTSWLKNAAQRTVATGIVVMDQSGTDPSRYVMVAGSALHISGSEWTADNYDEQTLMGVPAEWLKGAVAKPLEAGTVVMDQSGTDPSRYVMVGGTPVHISASEWTGVGFDKLSLMGVPGEWLGSVLNKQVANGTIVKDASGSSASVYVMAGGVAAPLTNADFVGFGYDQRPIEGAPAEWLNSAVTKAAPANGTMIKSAESATVWQIVGGKKRAMAGSEFGAGKLSFDDVVNVSSAFTAKFPTV; this is encoded by the coding sequence CCTCGCCGCTGACCGACGGAATCTCCGCCACGGCCCGGGCCGAGAACGGCAACGGAGCCTGCGCCCATGGTGGTTACGACGGCGGCCCCAACCAGACCAACAGCTGCAGCGGCGGCGTCACGGCCCACGCCTGGTGTGCCGACTTCGCCGGCTGGGTCTGGTCCCGCAACGGAGTCACCGGTCTGTCGAGCCTGGACGACCGGGCGGCGAGCTTCATGGACTACGGCAAGAAGTACGGGACGATCTCCAGCACCCCGCACGTCGGTGACGCGGTCGTCTTCAACTACAACGGCAGCAGCTACGCCGACCACGTCGCCCTGGTGACCGGGGTCTCCGGGGGCACGGTCACCCTGACCGGCGGCAACCAGGGCAACCGGCCGGGCCACGTCAGCACCGCCTCGACCACCAGCTGGCACGTGGGTGAGAAGCCCTGGGGCGCCAACGGCCAGACGATCAGCGGCTACGTCTCCCCGGCCGGCAGCTCGACGCCCGCCCTGCCGAACCCGGCCTCGCTGGCCGACGGCACGCTCGTGAAGTCGGCGAGCGGCCCGGCCGTGAAGGTGATGATCAAGGGGGCCGGTCTCTCGGTGGCGGGCTCCGACGTCACTCCTGACAAGTACGACCTGGGCAAGGTCGTCACGGTGGACGACCAGGCCTTCCGGTCCCTGTCGAGCGCTCCGCCGGCCGGCACCGTGGTCCACGACCAGGCCGGCGGCGTGGACAAGTACGTGATCATCGGCGACGCCGCGCTGAAGATCGGTGGCGCGGACTGGGTCGCCGGCGGCTACAACACCCGTGCCGACATGGGCGTTCCGACCTCATGGCTGAAGAACGCGGCGCAGCGCACGGTGGCGACCGGCATCGTCGTGATGGACCAGTCGGGCACCGACCCGTCCCGCTACGTCATGGTCGCCGGTTCGGCGCTGCACATCTCGGGCTCCGAGTGGACCGCCGACAACTACGACGAGCAGACCCTGATGGGTGTTCCGGCCGAGTGGCTGAAGGGCGCCGTCGCCAAGCCCCTGGAGGCGGGCACGGTCGTCATGGACCAGTCGGGCACCGACCCGTCCCGCTACGTCATGGTGGGCGGTACGCCGGTGCACATCTCGGCCTCCGAGTGGACCGGTGTCGGCTTCGACAAGCTGTCCCTGATGGGTGTTCCGGGTGAGTGGCTCGGCTCGGTCCTGAACAAGCAGGTGGCCAACGGGACCATCGTCAAGGACGCCTCGGGTTCCTCCGCCTCGGTGTACGTGATGGCGGGCGGCGTGGCCGCTCCGCTGACCAACGCGGACTTCGTGGGCTTCGGTTACGACCAGCGTCCGATCGAGGGCGCTCCCGCCGAGTGGCTGAACTCGGCCGTGACGAAGGCGGCTCCGGCCAACGGCACGATGATCAAGTCTGCGGAGAGCGCCACCGTGTGGCAGATCGTGGGCGGCAAGAAGCGGGCGATGGCGGGCTCCGAGTTCGGCGCCGGGAAGCTCAGCTTCGACGACGTGGTGAACGTCTCCAGCGCCTTCACGGCGAAGTTCCCGACCGTCTGA